In Choloepus didactylus isolate mChoDid1 chromosome 18, mChoDid1.pri, whole genome shotgun sequence, the genomic stretch gtcccccaaaatgccatgttctttgatgcaatcttgtggggacagatgtattagtgttgattagattataattctttgattgagtgttcccttggagatgtgactcagtcaactgtgagcaagatctctgattggataatttccatggaggtgttaccccacccattcagggtgggtcttaattggatcactggagtatattaaaaagagccacagagcCCAGAtgctagagcaactgagagtgacattttgaagaggagctgcaggtaagaaaggacaaaacaccccaagagcaacattttggagaacaccattttgaaacacaacctaggagcaagcagatgccagccatgtgccttccaagcttacagaggttttccggacaccaatgaccatccttcagtgaaagtactctattgatgacttatcttggacattttatggccttaagactggaactttgtaaccaaataaaccccctttatagaagccagtccatttctggtgttttgcaaaatggcagcattagcaaaccagaacagatacttagctgaagagatttttgaACTAAATGTGAaagcagcctggcttctccttgtagcttatagtaaaatataagaggaaagaggtaggctgagaactgaattcttggatacaaagaaaccagaaattgatggtctgaaaaattctgagcttccagaaagtgagactccAGAGGCTGGTGCCCCAGATaatgatttaatgaaacctggaatcAGCCACCcacttcagtacaagccaggattggagatggagttatccaggaaggatttgtggaaagtcctactgtcatATGGTCTTGAtacctgtatgctgcatgccaagccaacaagccTTTTGTGAGAACTGTATAAatagagccactgccagtctgcactggaggggatggagaaaggAAATATTGAAGGATGACtttaagggcagaaccatggaagctaaggtctggagccaagaaaatcttgggccaggagagcagacctaTCTGCACGTGGAAAATGTGAGCTTAAGAATGCCCCGGAGTTTAAGAGTGCTGCTGCCTAAaggttctcagatgcctggggaattgaggggagccTAGCCGCTCCATTGTTCAGTAAGAGTGTTGGCGCCCCAGGTATCAGAGAGGggggagcacattccccagggattggggagagcctttgccctggagaagcagagtccaggtggtgccctgatgcttgaggagggtgggctgagaacaaggtggtctccccaattcttggatatgttggagcaatcacctcagcatttggagagggcAAGGTTACtgcaaaagcctttggaaagggtgggactgccacCTTCTCAAGCTctaaggataaaacatcatttgataaatgactctcagactttgaaatctaatgaagtttgccctctgggttttaggaactgtttcagtCCTGAGACTCCTGTTtgcctttcaatttctccctatgacaatggggatgtttatcctatgactgtcccttcttggtatattggaagcagataacatgCTCTAAGTTTCACAGCCTGAGGGGAATTTTGTCTTAGGACAAACCactcctgtaactgattttgatgagattttgtacttatctactgttactgaaatgatttagggcttttatgatattgtgatggaatgaatgtattttgcatttggaaagaacatgttgctgagggtccagagggtggaatgtgccagtttgaaactgttatgtgccccaggaaaacctatgttctttgatgcaatcttgtgggggcagacttattatgggtgggatcttttgatttgattgtttccatggcaatgtgacccacccaactgtgggtgagagcttttgattagatttttcctTGGAAGTGTGACCCCACACAGTCAAGGTggattttgattagtttactggagtctttaggagagctcaggggctgacacagacccagatgcctggagatgcagacagaaagagtttggagatgctaagttaagataTGAAGTTAAGATATGAAGCCCAGGCTCTGGGTCTCTGCTCCTCACTACAGCGCAGGTGCCACCCGGCACCCAGTCAACTTCCCGGACCATGGCCAACACCGAGCGCACCTTCATCGAGATCAAGCTGGATGGTGTGCAGTGCGGCCTGGTGGGTGTGATCATAAAGCGCTTTGAACAGAAGGGTTTCTGCCTCGTGGCCATGAAGTTCCTTCGGGCCTCTGAGGACCACCTGAAGCAACACTATATTGACTTGAAAGACTGCCCATTCTTCCCAGGGCTGGTGAAGTACATGAACTCAGGGCCAGTCATGGCCATGGTCTGGGAGGGACTGAATGTGGTGAAGACAGGTTGAGTGATGCTTGGGGAGATCAATCCAGCGGATTTTAAGCCAGGCACCATTTGTGAGGGCTTCTGCATTCAAGTTGACAGGAACATCATTCATGGCAGTGATTCAGTAAAAagtgctgaaaaagaaatcagtctGTGGTTTAAGCCTGAAGAGTTGGTTGACTACAAGTCTTGTGCTCATGACTGGGTCTATGAGTAAGAGGTGGACAAAGCAGCAATCTCTTCCCTTTTGGCACTGCTTGATGTGTCCCTGGACACAGCTCTTCATTCCACAGACTTGGAAGCAATAGGATtgatcattcttttttaaagcatttttactAATAAAGCCTCttggaactggggaaaaaaaaaaaaagagagatgaagcccagagtttgccctggagaagctaagagaggactcccgcCCACCCCCCGCCCAGATGCTTAGGAAAAACGCCCTGGGacaacaagcaaggatgcacaggagctgagagagggaagttaaaagagacagaaacccagagacattttggagaaagccattttgaaaccagaacctgggagcaaaggatcagcagacaccagccatgtgccttcccagctgatagagttgttctggatgccatcaacctttctttcctgaaagtatcctcttgttgatgccttagtttggacacctttatggccttagaactgtaaatttgtaatctaaaaaatcccctttataaaagccaatccatttctggtattttgcataatggcagctttagcaaaccagaacagatggatACCAGAGAAACCAATCAGACCACTTCTTTGGGGAGTCCCTTGTACTCTCAAACCACTTTGGGTTACTACAGTGAGTTTGCTAAAGGAGGGTGGAGAAGACAGGTTGTAGCCAAATTTCTCCAATTATATGGAaataaactacacacacacacgcatacaaaTAACAAATTTGGAATCACTATACACTCTTCACTCCTTAACTCCCACCCCCAAATACAATAAAATCATGAGTGTCTGGTTGGTTAGTTTGGGGGATTACCATTTTAACACGTATTTCTTAaaggtatattttaaaaagacccCAGatgaccttttttttaaaaaaaaaaaatttttattgtggtagcatatatacatttatacaactcaaaattcctattttaactactttcaagtatgcaattcagtgctattaattatatccaaaatattgtgTACCATCAgtattacccaaactttttcatcacctgaaacagaaactctgcacccattaagcaataactccccattgacCCTTGGTaaactgtaatctactttctgtcttgaTAAATTTGCTTAtgctagatatttcatataagtaagatcatacaatatttgtctttttgagtctggcttacTTCATGCAGTATGATGTCTCATGTATCTTTAATATAATCAGAAAGCATATTTTTCATTCAAGAAAACGAAGGCAGACCACTGACAGCAGTAAGGAGAGTAGATTAGGAGACCAGTTAAGAAACTATTGCAATATTTCAGATGAAGGGGAAGGTGTGCATTCAGAAAATGGTAGTAGGAACGGAgaggagaaatatttttaaggtgGAAATGGAGTGACTCAGTGGTTGGTTAGATATATTGGGGTTGGTGATAGAGAAGGAGGGTTCTAGACTGACTCTCCAATCTCCAACCTGGATGATTTGGTGAATAGTGGTCCCATCCAGAGATTAGAAGAACAGGAGCAGGAGACTCTGGTTTTCAGGAGAAGATGGTGAAACACCTGTGGGGGCATCCAAGTAAAAATTTCCTTAACTGGCAGCTCTAACCACAT encodes the following:
- the LOC119513988 gene encoding nucleoside diphosphate kinase B-like — translated: MANTERTFIEIKLDGVQCGLVGVIIKRFEQKGFCLVAMKFLRASEDHLKQHYIDLKDCPFFPGLVKYMNSGPVMAMEHHSWQ